A genomic stretch from Desulfolutivibrio sulfodismutans DSM 3696 includes:
- a CDS encoding ABC transporter substrate-binding protein, with amino-acid sequence MAAATLAAAWAAVWAVAAQDELQRRVIVVQSYNPEYVWCREIDAGIREALAGTGATIETLYLDAKRRPDPASLRAAADTALARIQAATPQVVIAVDDAAQASLTVPFLKDRPTPQVVFCGVNAPLATYGFPAPNVTGVRERYHFREGFALIKKIVPQAKSVAIFGEDSESMRFVVEDLNQIIPFALEIAGVEICRTFQEWRQKVAWYQSRADVYAFGPYNALTDERTGRIVPPDEVMAWTVAAAAKPTLGFSDIAKEHGMLCGILESGREQGRVAGEMARHILDTGTTAGSMPVRINVEGVVMVNLRTAERLGVRIPFPIIEAAGVVLQ; translated from the coding sequence ATGGCCGCAGCCACCCTGGCCGCAGCCTGGGCCGCCGTTTGGGCTGTCGCCGCACAGGACGAACTGCAACGGCGGGTCATCGTGGTGCAAAGCTACAATCCCGAATACGTCTGGTGCCGGGAGATCGATGCGGGCATTCGGGAAGCCCTGGCCGGAACAGGCGCAACCATTGAAACCCTCTACCTGGACGCCAAACGCCGACCCGACCCGGCCTCGCTTCGCGCCGCCGCGGACACGGCCCTGGCGCGCATCCAGGCCGCCACTCCCCAGGTGGTCATAGCCGTGGACGACGCGGCCCAGGCCTCTCTGACCGTCCCCTTCCTGAAAGACCGGCCCACCCCCCAGGTGGTTTTTTGCGGGGTCAACGCCCCCCTGGCAACCTATGGGTTTCCAGCACCGAACGTCACCGGGGTGCGGGAGCGCTACCATTTCCGAGAGGGCTTCGCCCTGATCAAAAAGATCGTGCCCCAGGCCAAAAGCGTCGCCATTTTCGGGGAGGATTCGGAGTCCATGCGTTTTGTGGTGGAAGACCTGAACCAGATCATCCCCTTCGCCCTGGAGATTGCCGGGGTGGAGATATGCCGGACGTTTCAGGAATGGCGGCAGAAGGTCGCCTGGTATCAATCCCGGGCCGATGTCTACGCCTTCGGCCCCTACAACGCCCTTACGGATGAACGCACCGGGCGCATCGTCCCCCCCGACGAGGTCATGGCCTGGACCGTGGCTGCGGCCGCCAAGCCGACCCTGGGCTTTTCCGACATCGCCAAGGAGCACGGCATGCTGTGCGGTATCCTGGAATCCGGCCGCGAGCAGGGCCGGGTCGCCGGGGAGATGGCCCGCCACATCCTGGACACCGGGACGACGGCCGGGAGCATGCCGGTACGCATCAATGTCGAAGGCGTGGTCATGGTCAACTTGAGGACCGCAGAACGCCTGGGCGTGCGCATCCCCTTTCCCATCATCGAGGCGGCGGGGGTTGTGTTGCAATGA
- the pstA gene encoding phosphate ABC transporter permease PstA has protein sequence MTTIPIGASKRTRNTTQKVMWGLFGASSIINLTALLIICSFVLINGLPAISWTFLTEAPTDSMTAGGIWPCILGTILLSLGTMVVSFPLGVASAIYLNEYATPGKVVRIIRLGISNLAGVPSVVFGLFGLAFFVTFFGMGVSIMAGILTLGILVLPVIIGTAEEALKSVPQTYREASLGLGATKWQTIRLVVLPAAMPGMLTGAILGLSRAAGETAAIMFTASVFFTPYLPTSVFDSVMALPYHVYVLATAGTDIEKTRPLQYGTSLVLIVLVLGMNLVAILLRARLQKRR, from the coding sequence ATGACCACCATTCCCATCGGCGCCAGCAAGCGCACCCGGAACACGACCCAGAAGGTCATGTGGGGCCTTTTCGGCGCCTCGTCGATCATCAACCTCACGGCGCTTCTCATCATCTGTTCCTTCGTGCTCATAAACGGCCTTCCGGCCATCAGTTGGACCTTCCTCACCGAGGCCCCCACGGATTCCATGACCGCCGGGGGCATCTGGCCGTGCATCCTGGGCACCATCCTCCTAAGCCTGGGGACCATGGTCGTGTCCTTTCCCCTAGGCGTGGCCTCGGCCATTTACCTCAACGAATACGCCACCCCGGGCAAGGTCGTACGCATCATCCGCCTGGGCATCAGCAATCTGGCCGGGGTGCCCTCGGTGGTCTTCGGACTTTTCGGACTGGCCTTTTTCGTGACCTTTTTCGGCATGGGCGTGAGCATCATGGCGGGCATCCTGACCCTGGGCATCCTGGTTTTGCCGGTGATCATCGGCACGGCCGAGGAGGCCCTCAAGTCCGTGCCCCAGACCTACCGCGAGGCGTCGCTCGGCCTTGGAGCCACCAAATGGCAGACCATCCGCCTGGTGGTGCTCCCGGCGGCCATGCCGGGCATGCTCACCGGGGCCATCCTGGGCCTGTCCCGGGCGGCCGGGGAGACGGCGGCCATCATGTTCACGGCCTCGGTCTTTTTCACCCCCTACCTGCCCACTTCGGTTTTTGACAGCGTCATGGCCCTGCCCTACCATGTCTACGTCCTGGCCACGGCCGGGACCGACATCGAAAAGACCCGGCCCCTGCAGTACGGCACCTCGCTGGTGCTCATCGTGCTGGTTTTGGGCATGAACCTGGTGGCCATCCTGTTGCGGGCCAGATTGCAAAAACGCCGCTAG
- the gltA gene encoding NADPH-dependent glutamate synthase encodes MTTKKPKPSPRTPMPEQPAAVRRANFSEVTLGYDLSMAMTEAARCLQCKKPACIKGCPVEVNIRDFVGHMAKGDVDAAYAAIKATNSLPAVCGRVCPQEIQCEGACILGKKGEPVAIGRLERFVADEFAARSACEQITGQAACAASRDGLSVACIGSGPSSLTVAGYLAARGIKVTVYEALHELGGVLTYGIPEFRLPKAIVAREIAALTDSGVTFVTNWVGGKTFTIPELFEMGHKAVFIGVGAGLPRFLNIPGESLIGVFSANEYLTRVNLGRAYAFPDYDTPIYPGKKVVVLGGGNVAMDAARTALRLGAEEVRLVYRRSKEEMPARAEELHHALEEGVILECLCGPLAFVGDERGYLTGLEVQHMCLGEPDESGRCRPCAIEGDTAHIPCDLAVVAVGTGPNPVLLNATPGLEKNRRGYVVVNEDTGETSISNVFAGGDIVTGSATVILAMGAGRRAAKVIAERLVGHG; translated from the coding sequence ATGACCACAAAAAAGCCTAAGCCCTCCCCGCGCACGCCCATGCCCGAGCAGCCCGCCGCCGTGCGCCGGGCCAATTTTTCCGAGGTCACCCTGGGCTACGACCTGTCCATGGCCATGACCGAGGCCGCCCGCTGTTTGCAGTGTAAAAAACCGGCCTGCATCAAAGGCTGCCCCGTGGAGGTCAATATCCGCGACTTCGTGGGGCACATGGCCAAAGGCGACGTGGACGCGGCCTACGCGGCCATCAAGGCCACCAACAGCCTGCCGGCGGTATGCGGCCGGGTCTGCCCCCAGGAGATCCAGTGCGAGGGGGCCTGCATCCTGGGCAAAAAAGGCGAGCCCGTGGCCATCGGCCGCCTGGAGCGCTTCGTGGCCGACGAGTTCGCGGCCCGCTCGGCCTGCGAACAGATCACCGGACAGGCGGCCTGCGCCGCGTCCCGGGACGGCCTGTCCGTGGCCTGCATCGGCTCGGGCCCCTCAAGCCTCACCGTGGCCGGATACCTGGCCGCCCGGGGGATCAAGGTCACGGTCTACGAGGCCCTGCACGAACTGGGCGGCGTCCTCACCTACGGCATCCCGGAATTCCGCCTGCCCAAGGCCATCGTGGCCCGGGAGATCGCGGCCCTGACAGACAGCGGCGTGACCTTCGTCACCAACTGGGTGGGCGGCAAGACCTTCACCATCCCGGAACTGTTCGAAATGGGCCACAAGGCCGTGTTCATCGGCGTGGGCGCTGGCCTGCCCCGGTTCCTGAACATCCCCGGGGAGAGCCTCATCGGCGTGTTCTCGGCCAACGAATACCTGACCCGGGTGAACCTGGGCCGGGCCTACGCCTTTCCGGACTACGACACCCCCATCTATCCCGGCAAAAAGGTCGTGGTCCTGGGCGGCGGCAACGTGGCCATGGACGCGGCCCGCACGGCGCTTCGCCTGGGGGCCGAGGAGGTCCGGCTGGTCTATCGCCGCTCGAAAGAGGAAATGCCCGCCCGGGCCGAGGAACTGCACCACGCCCTGGAGGAAGGGGTCATCCTGGAATGCCTGTGCGGCCCCCTGGCCTTTGTCGGCGATGAGCGCGGCTACCTCACGGGTCTTGAGGTCCAGCACATGTGCCTGGGCGAACCCGACGAGTCCGGCCGCTGCCGCCCCTGCGCCATAGAGGGCGACACGGCGCACATCCCCTGCGACCTGGCCGTGGTGGCCGTGGGCACGGGCCCCAATCCGGTGCTGTTAAACGCCACCCCCGGCCTGGAGAAAAATCGCCGGGGCTATGTGGTCGTCAACGAGGACACGGGCGAGACCAGCATTTCGAACGTCTTCGCCGGGGGCGACATCGTCACCGGCTCGGCCACCGTCATTTTGGCCATGGGCGCGGGCCGCCGCGCCGCCAAGGTGATCGCCGAACGGCTTGTGGGCCACGGCTGA
- a CDS encoding PhoH family protein: MSEPSAPKKNYVLDTNVLIENPECLLNLRNGAENNIFIPYHVLMELEGLKKTPKLRHIVSKVIQLLMEHRDKITFIKNEKSSSQFTDIVDNHILAEINSGGIENPILVTNDRILQLQAGLAGIHSEELRDSKPFESESQRYTGFVEDDQPPVPNSFSWREGKPVLHAPDGDKVIGYLCEVWNIKPRTVYQNLALELICSQHIDLVSIQSEAGYGKTYLALAAALYAVQEKKLYDKIFVLKPTIEIGAKMGYLPGDVSEKMEPYMKYIYDLLVKLHKSRAANKVFLNPNDDILRLNPKKFEILPLAYVRGMNIENAFVIIDEAQNLSRTEVRAILTRMGEGVKCLCLGDTSQVDNPYLNEANNGLNWIVRKFKGFANYAHIVLKGDKSRGPITDMVLKSRL, from the coding sequence ATGAGTGAACCAAGCGCCCCCAAAAAAAACTACGTCCTGGACACCAACGTCCTCATCGAAAACCCCGAGTGCCTGCTCAACCTCCGTAACGGCGCCGAAAACAACATCTTCATCCCCTACCATGTGCTCATGGAGCTTGAGGGCCTGAAAAAAACCCCCAAGCTGCGGCACATCGTCTCCAAGGTAATCCAGCTGCTCATGGAGCATCGCGACAAAATCACCTTCATCAAAAACGAAAAAAGCAGCTCCCAGTTCACGGACATCGTGGACAACCACATCCTGGCGGAGATCAATTCGGGCGGCATCGAAAACCCCATCCTGGTCACCAACGACCGCATCCTGCAACTCCAGGCCGGGCTGGCGGGCATACACAGCGAGGAACTGCGCGATTCCAAGCCGTTCGAGTCCGAATCCCAGCGCTACACCGGCTTCGTGGAGGACGACCAGCCGCCCGTGCCCAACTCCTTTTCCTGGCGCGAGGGCAAGCCCGTGCTGCACGCCCCGGACGGGGACAAGGTCATCGGCTACTTATGCGAGGTCTGGAACATCAAGCCCCGCACGGTGTACCAAAACCTGGCCCTGGAGCTGATCTGTTCGCAGCACATCGACCTGGTGTCCATCCAAAGCGAGGCCGGATACGGCAAGACCTACCTGGCCCTGGCCGCGGCGTTGTATGCCGTGCAGGAGAAAAAACTCTACGACAAGATCTTCGTGCTCAAGCCCACCATCGAAATCGGGGCCAAGATGGGCTATCTGCCCGGCGACGTCTCGGAAAAGATGGAACCCTACATGAAGTACATCTACGATCTGTTGGTGAAGCTGCACAAGTCCCGGGCGGCCAACAAGGTCTTTTTGAACCCCAACGACGACATCCTGCGCCTCAATCCCAAAAAATTCGAGATCCTGCCCCTGGCCTACGTGCGCGGCATGAACATCGAAAACGCCTTCGTGATCATCGACGAGGCCCAGAACCTCTCGCGCACCGAGGTCCGGGCCATTCTCACCCGCATGGGCGAAGGGGTCAAATGCCTGTGCCTGGGCGACACCTCCCAGGTGGACAACCCCTATTTGAACGAAGCCAACAACGGCCTGAACTGGATCGTGCGCAAGTTCAAGGGGTTCGCCAACTACGCCCACATCGTGCTCAAGGGCGACAAGTCGCGCGGGCCCATCACGGACATGGTGCTCAAGTCCCGCCTCTAG
- the pstC gene encoding phosphate ABC transporter permease subunit PstC → MAVSRKAKDSVIRIAFLVTALSSIVALGLIMIYLFIEGLPIFEHVSVIDFLFGHLWYPTSDPADFGIFPLIVASVAVTLVSSALAIPLGVMTAIYLAEIAGPRTRGFFKPVVELLAALPSVVIGFFGMVVVAPFLQEAFDLATGLNLFNAAIMLAFMSVPTICSVSEDAIYSVPAELKEASLALGATHWETIARVILPASLSGISTAIILGMSRAIGETMVVLMVAGGAAMIPTSLFSPVRPMPSSIAAEMAEAPFRGDHYYALFAIGIVLFLFTLLFNIIADHISEKHKQVGAATL, encoded by the coding sequence ATGGCCGTCAGCCGCAAAGCCAAAGACTCCGTCATCCGCATCGCTTTCCTGGTCACCGCCCTGTCGTCCATCGTGGCCCTGGGGCTAATCATGATCTATCTGTTCATCGAAGGCCTGCCCATCTTCGAGCACGTCTCGGTGATCGACTTTTTGTTCGGCCACCTGTGGTATCCCACCTCCGACCCGGCCGACTTCGGCATCTTTCCCCTGATCGTGGCCTCAGTGGCCGTGACCCTGGTGTCCTCGGCCCTGGCCATCCCGCTTGGGGTCATGACCGCCATCTACCTGGCCGAGATCGCCGGTCCCAGAACCCGGGGCTTTTTCAAACCGGTGGTGGAGCTTTTGGCCGCCCTGCCCTCGGTGGTCATCGGCTTTTTCGGCATGGTGGTCGTCGCCCCCTTCCTGCAGGAGGCCTTCGATCTGGCCACGGGATTAAACCTCTTCAACGCCGCCATCATGCTGGCGTTCATGTCCGTGCCCACCATCTGCAGCGTCTCCGAGGACGCCATCTATTCCGTCCCGGCCGAGCTCAAGGAGGCCTCCCTGGCCCTGGGGGCCACCCATTGGGAGACCATCGCCCGGGTCATCCTTCCGGCCTCCCTGTCAGGCATCAGCACCGCCATCATCCTGGGCATGTCCCGGGCCATCGGCGAGACCATGGTGGTGCTCATGGTGGCCGGCGGCGCGGCCATGATCCCCACATCCCTTTTCTCGCCAGTCCGGCCCATGCCGTCGAGCATCGCCGCCGAGATGGCCGAAGCCCCCTTCCGGGGCGACCATTATTACGCCCTGTTCGCCATCGGCATCGTGCTGTTTCTTTTTACCCTGCTTTTCAACATCATCGCCGACCACATTTCCGAGAAGCACAAACAGGTCGGCGCGGCCACGCTGTAG
- a CDS encoding cation:proton antiporter, translating into MPHADLIADIGLSIVAATSIGVVAKALRQPLILAYLAAGILLGPKMGFGLVADEATISLIAEIGLILLLFIIGLEIDLKKLAASGRSLVVTGLGQFPLGVALGLAFFAPLGFALGDGRFDALYLAVALSLSSTMIVVKLLYDKFELTTLPGSITLGVLVFQDVWAILFLAVQPNLADPAVGTVLVSFAKGGLLVVAAMAASKFILPRLFGFIAKVPELVLVTAVSWCFLVSGLAGAVGLSREMGALVAGVSLSTFPYNVDVIAKVVNIRDFFVTLFFVGLGMQIPVPTGELLGFAALASAFLIAARFASVFPILYGLKNGLRPSLICSINLSQLSEFSLVIAALGLNMGHISDQTVGILTFVFAATSVASTYMIQYNHEIQKVLAAGLRRLGLRDVTDAGDRVEPHADPDIVFLGFFREASSIFQEIETLSQGSATPPRVLVVDFNPVVIRELASRGVACVYGDIANLDTLVHAHIGAARAVVCSIPNSILRGTTNQRLLRMAKRLCPQAKVVVTANTLAGAHSLYADGADFVFVPRIHAAERAARVILSFQGGTGDDVRQTETAALNARHEVLG; encoded by the coding sequence ATGCCCCACGCCGATCTCATCGCCGACATCGGCCTGTCCATCGTGGCCGCCACCAGCATCGGCGTGGTGGCCAAGGCCCTGCGCCAACCCCTGATCCTGGCCTATCTGGCGGCGGGCATCCTGCTCGGACCCAAAATGGGTTTCGGGCTGGTGGCCGACGAGGCCACCATCAGCCTCATCGCCGAAATCGGGTTGATCCTTTTGCTTTTCATCATCGGCCTGGAGATCGACCTGAAAAAGCTGGCCGCCTCGGGACGCTCCCTGGTGGTCACGGGCCTTGGCCAGTTCCCCCTGGGCGTGGCCCTGGGGCTGGCCTTTTTCGCGCCCCTGGGGTTCGCCCTGGGCGACGGCCGCTTCGACGCCCTGTACCTAGCCGTGGCCCTGAGCCTCAGCAGCACCATGATCGTGGTCAAGCTGCTCTACGACAAGTTCGAACTGACCACCCTGCCCGGCAGCATCACCCTGGGCGTCCTGGTCTTCCAGGACGTGTGGGCCATCCTGTTTCTGGCCGTGCAGCCCAACCTGGCCGATCCGGCCGTGGGCACGGTGCTTGTGTCCTTCGCCAAGGGGGGCCTGCTGGTCGTCGCGGCCATGGCCGCGAGCAAATTCATCCTGCCCCGACTTTTCGGGTTCATCGCCAAGGTGCCGGAGCTGGTCCTGGTCACGGCCGTGTCCTGGTGCTTCCTGGTCAGCGGCCTGGCCGGGGCCGTGGGGCTGTCCCGGGAGATGGGGGCCCTGGTGGCCGGGGTCTCCCTGTCCACCTTCCCCTACAATGTCGATGTCATCGCCAAGGTCGTCAACATCCGCGACTTTTTCGTGACGCTTTTCTTCGTGGGCCTGGGCATGCAGATTCCCGTGCCCACGGGGGAGCTTCTGGGTTTTGCGGCCCTGGCCTCGGCCTTTTTGATCGCGGCCCGCTTCGCCTCGGTCTTTCCCATCCTCTACGGCCTGAAAAACGGCCTGCGGCCGAGCCTGATCTGTTCCATCAACCTGTCCCAGCTCAGCGAATTCTCCCTGGTCATCGCCGCCCTGGGCCTGAACATGGGCCATATCTCGGACCAGACCGTGGGCATCCTGACCTTCGTCTTCGCGGCCACCTCCGTGGCCTCCACCTACATGATCCAGTACAACCACGAGATCCAGAAGGTTCTGGCCGCCGGGCTTCGCCGCCTGGGCCTGCGGGACGTGACCGACGCCGGAGACCGGGTCGAACCCCATGCCGACCCGGACATCGTGTTTCTGGGATTTTTCCGCGAGGCCAGCTCCATCTTTCAGGAGATCGAAACCCTCAGCCAGGGTTCGGCGACGCCCCCGCGCGTGTTGGTGGTGGATTTCAACCCGGTGGTCATCCGCGAGCTGGCCAGCCGGGGCGTGGCCTGCGTCTACGGCGACATCGCCAACCTGGACACCCTGGTTCACGCCCATATTGGCGCGGCCCGGGCCGTGGTCTGCTCCATCCCCAACTCCATCCTGCGCGGAACAACCAACCAACGCCTGCTGCGCATGGCCAAGCGCCTGTGCCCGCAGGCGAAGGTGGTGGTCACGGCCAACACCCTGGCCGGGGCCCACAGCCTGTACGCCGATGGCGCGGATTTCGTGTTCGTGCCCCGCATCCATGCCGCAGAACGCGCCGCCCGGGTCATTTTGTCCTTTCAAGGCGGGACGGGGGACGACGTGCGCCAGACGGAAACCGCCGCCCTGAACGCCCGGCATGAGGTTCTGGGCTAA
- a CDS encoding sulfide/dihydroorotate dehydrogenase-like FAD/NAD-binding protein encodes MPTTILAKRRLIPGKTSELVLDAPHIAAKAQPGNFLILRVNDHGERIPLTIADADPEKGTVTIVYLVLGKSTALLETLEAGDAILDVCGPLGAPTHIEKTGVVICVGGGTGIAAMHHIAKGHARAGNHVVAVIGARTKELLLFHDELSAFCHEVLVTTDDGSMGRKGLVTETLRDRLAADPTVSEVVAVGPVPMMRAVAETTRPFGVKTTVSLNSIMVDGIGMCGACRVTVGGQIRFACVDGPEFDGHQVDFGELCARLGAFRDQERVSLEKFHECRCHDHKKA; translated from the coding sequence ATGCCAACCACCATCCTCGCCAAACGGCGGCTCATCCCGGGAAAGACCAGCGAGCTGGTCTTGGACGCCCCGCACATCGCGGCCAAGGCCCAGCCCGGCAACTTCCTCATCCTGCGCGTGAACGACCACGGGGAGCGCATCCCCCTGACCATCGCCGACGCCGACCCCGAAAAAGGGACGGTGACCATCGTCTATCTGGTCCTGGGCAAGAGCACGGCCCTGCTTGAGACCCTTGAGGCCGGGGACGCCATCCTCGACGTATGCGGGCCCCTTGGCGCGCCCACCCACATCGAAAAGACCGGCGTCGTCATCTGCGTGGGCGGCGGCACGGGCATCGCGGCCATGCACCACATCGCCAAGGGACACGCCCGGGCCGGGAACCACGTGGTGGCGGTGATCGGCGCCCGCACCAAAGAACTGCTTCTTTTCCACGACGAACTGTCGGCCTTTTGCCACGAGGTGCTGGTGACCACGGACGACGGCAGTATGGGCCGAAAGGGGCTGGTCACCGAGACCCTGCGCGACCGGCTGGCCGCCGACCCCACCGTGTCCGAGGTGGTGGCCGTGGGCCCGGTGCCCATGATGCGGGCCGTGGCCGAGACCACCCGGCCGTTTGGGGTCAAGACCACGGTCAGCCTCAACTCCATCATGGTGGACGGCATCGGCATGTGCGGGGCCTGCCGGGTCACCGTGGGCGGCCAGATCCGCTTCGCCTGCGTGGACGGCCCGGAATTCGACGGCCATCAGGTGGACTTCGGCGAGTTGTGCGCGAGGCTTGGGGCCTTCCGCGACCAGGAACGCGTCTCCCTGGAAAAATTCCACGAGTGTCGCTGCCATGACCACAAAAAAGCCTAA
- a CDS encoding PstS family phosphate ABC transporter substrate-binding protein translates to MKKLAALLATFILVATSAFADTTVKVDGSTTVLPIMQKMVEAYMKANPTVKFTVSGGGSGNGIKAIIDKTTDIAMASRKMKDKEFALAKEKGVNAKEIVVAIDAIVPVVNPANKISAVTLAQLKDLYAGKTTEWKALGGEGPVVVISRDTSSGTYETWEELVMKGEKVFPGALLQASSGAVVQAVSKNKNAIGYVGVGYLDASTKGLTVDGVVGNEENASSGKYPISRDLYLYVNGEPTGEIKKFVDWALGAEGQKLVKEAGFVPLKKK, encoded by the coding sequence ATGAAAAAACTGGCCGCTCTTCTCGCGACCTTCATCTTGGTCGCGACCAGCGCCTTCGCGGACACCACGGTAAAGGTCGACGGTTCCACCACGGTCCTGCCCATCATGCAGAAAATGGTCGAGGCCTACATGAAGGCCAACCCGACCGTAAAGTTCACCGTGTCCGGCGGCGGCTCCGGAAACGGCATCAAGGCCATCATCGACAAGACCACGGACATCGCCATGGCCTCGCGCAAGATGAAGGACAAGGAATTCGCCCTGGCCAAGGAAAAGGGCGTGAACGCCAAGGAAATCGTCGTCGCCATCGACGCCATCGTCCCCGTGGTCAACCCGGCCAACAAGATCTCCGCCGTCACCCTGGCCCAACTCAAGGATCTCTACGCTGGCAAGACCACCGAGTGGAAGGCCCTGGGCGGCGAGGGTCCGGTCGTGGTCATCTCCCGCGACACCTCGTCTGGCACCTACGAAACCTGGGAAGAGCTGGTCATGAAGGGCGAGAAGGTCTTCCCGGGCGCCCTGCTCCAGGCCTCCAGCGGCGCCGTGGTGCAGGCCGTCAGCAAGAACAAGAACGCCATCGGCTACGTGGGCGTGGGCTACCTCGACGCCTCCACCAAGGGCCTGACCGTGGACGGCGTGGTCGGCAACGAGGAGAACGCCTCCTCCGGCAAATACCCCATCTCCCGCGACCTGTACCTCTACGTCAACGGCGAGCCCACCGGCGAGATCAAGAAGTTCGTGGACTGGGCCCTGGGCGCCGAAGGCCAGAAGCTGGTCAAGGAAGCCGGATTCGTTCCGCTTAAGAAGAAGTAG